In Mongoliitalea daihaiensis, one DNA window encodes the following:
- a CDS encoding AEC family transporter, with protein sequence MLNLLQILIFLILGLSLQRLLRSPDKLAAWLNQLLISVILPALALRYLPRVELSLQLLLPVSVAYISFYLSWFLFSQVGKWRGWPRSVTGSLIITSGLANTSFVGIPVLQALYGADAVKIALLIDQAGSFILVSTLAIIVASIYAAGKKRKRDIAGKILRFPPFIFFNLALVLNLVGWTATGWVDELLAWIALALTPVALTAVGLQIKINLEAISNRFLWYGLGYKLLLIPLVTWIFLGPLVGVEGLMLKVPVMEMAMAPMITGSIIAISHDLEPKLASLLVGIGIPLSFLTLGGWYYFLEFGG encoded by the coding sequence ATGCTTAACCTGCTTCAAATCTTAATTTTTCTAATCTTAGGGTTATCCTTGCAGCGACTTTTACGGTCACCTGATAAACTTGCTGCATGGTTGAATCAATTATTAATTTCAGTGATTCTTCCAGCGCTTGCTTTGCGCTATCTGCCACGAGTAGAACTTTCACTTCAGTTGCTATTGCCAGTTTCTGTAGCCTATATCAGTTTCTACCTCTCATGGTTCTTGTTTTCACAAGTAGGGAAGTGGAGGGGTTGGCCGCGCTCGGTGACGGGGAGCCTGATTATCACCAGCGGTTTGGCTAATACTTCTTTTGTAGGAATTCCTGTCTTGCAGGCCTTGTATGGAGCGGATGCAGTAAAGATTGCTTTACTGATAGACCAGGCAGGGTCCTTTATTCTGGTCAGTACCTTGGCTATCATTGTGGCATCCATTTATGCAGCAGGCAAAAAGCGCAAGCGTGATATTGCAGGTAAAATTCTCCGTTTTCCTCCGTTTATATTTTTCAATCTGGCGCTTGTTTTGAATTTAGTTGGTTGGACTGCGACTGGTTGGGTGGATGAATTGTTGGCCTGGATTGCTTTGGCTTTGACTCCCGTGGCACTCACTGCTGTGGGTTTGCAAATAAAGATCAACTTGGAAGCCATTTCCAATAGATTTCTTTGGTACGGATTAGGGTACAAGTTGTTGTTGATTCCTTTAGTCACCTGGATTTTTTTGGGGCCACTAGTGGGAGTGGAGGGATTAATGCTGAAAGTTCCAGTCATGGAAATGGCCATGGCACCCATGATTACAGGTTCCATCATCGCCATCTCCCACGATCTCGAACCCAAGCTAGCGTCCCTCTTAGTGGGGATTGGGATTCCGTTGTCCTTCTTAACATTGGGGGGCTGGTATTATTTCTTGGAATTTGGAGGGTGA
- a CDS encoding AsmA-like C-terminal region-containing protein — protein MKKTSIIVASIFIFLLVAAFILPSFLKGKIIEKVDQALEENINADVFYNPQKVSASIFRRFPDISISIGDFGIVGRETFEQDTLIHVDRMQIDFNLRSILFGDYPTLTGLHLDGADILVKVLEDGRANYDITFPSEETSTESDLQIGIDLLEASNVNVVYDDRSLGFLMALSNLTAIGSGDFTLDVYEMPLKASADILTMNYEGVNYLSNKKFKGETLLGIDMNEMKFTLGDGSFALNDFLFDLKGLIALLEESIDFDLIFSSKESSFKTLLSLVPGMYTESFSSLQTSGTVDFRGIFKGSYSEESFPSFDIGLNVMDGMFQYPDLPLPVSDVQLEMHVKNSTNDLINTTINVPMFNLRMGNNPMESRFFIANLQTLDLDAFVKGKLNLEEITSIFPVDGMQVRGLLDVRAIAKGRYDEAKKELPNLDIQLAFQNGFVKNSDIPTALEQINVQASILNPSGKMNDFSVNLEPFSFLLENEKVEGKMRISDFELLNWDGAVKGALDIGKMLAIFPQEGMEIAGKIQADITTKGSYDAVKKEQYNRLDTRGFANLSNFSFSSTDVPQGVLITSAKAEFNPDRITLSEFASQLGQSPVNATGSLSNYMNYMFEKEAILRGQLSLQSDKFNVNEWMTDSSTSDEALEVIPLPKNIDFTMNVQAKEVLYDNLNLRDVRGNMTLREGVLSFKDTGMRLLGGQVTMNGSYDPRDLTKPTFDFGLAVNSLSIPESFKAFNTVQVLAPIAQHLTGVVNSTLNFSGTLGADMMPILSSMDGKGILRVAEASYQNSALVQGITTLTRLNETNTLVFRNVAIPIQINQGVLNVQPFDVRLWDYQANIQGSTGFDGSINYLLNMQVPAGKFGSTANNLLATISGTQANNSTIIPVAINLSGSYGSPRFSLAGGNSIENLLTTALQGRVQSERQNITEQATQQFRAAEDSIKKELQIRSEQLQDSARKEAEKKVNEVKGKAADEATKVIRNLIRPRNTKPDTTGKN, from the coding sequence ATGAAGAAGACATCGATTATCGTCGCCTCTATTTTTATATTCCTTTTAGTCGCTGCTTTCATTTTGCCTTCCTTTTTGAAAGGGAAAATCATTGAAAAGGTTGATCAGGCCTTGGAAGAAAACATCAATGCAGATGTTTTCTACAACCCTCAAAAGGTGAGCGCAAGTATTTTCCGAAGATTTCCTGATATTTCTATTTCTATAGGGGACTTTGGAATTGTAGGCCGGGAAACTTTTGAGCAAGATACGCTCATCCATGTTGACCGTATGCAGATAGACTTCAACTTACGCTCCATTCTTTTTGGGGACTACCCTACGCTCACCGGTTTGCACTTGGATGGTGCTGACATTTTGGTCAAAGTCTTGGAGGATGGACGTGCCAATTATGACATAACCTTTCCATCAGAAGAAACCTCCACTGAAAGCGATCTCCAAATTGGAATTGATTTATTGGAGGCAAGCAACGTGAATGTCGTATATGATGACAGATCCTTGGGTTTTTTAATGGCGCTCAGTAATCTGACAGCTATTGGTTCGGGAGACTTCACCTTGGATGTATATGAAATGCCTTTGAAAGCAAGTGCGGATATTTTGACCATGAATTACGAAGGCGTCAATTATTTGAGCAATAAAAAATTCAAAGGGGAAACTTTGTTAGGGATTGATATGAACGAAATGAAGTTCACCTTGGGGGATGGTTCTTTCGCTTTAAACGATTTTTTGTTTGATTTGAAAGGCCTTATTGCACTTCTTGAAGAAAGTATTGATTTTGACCTGATTTTTTCCTCGAAAGAAAGCTCCTTCAAAACCTTACTCTCCTTGGTTCCGGGAATGTACACGGAAAGTTTTTCCTCTTTACAAACGAGCGGCACAGTTGATTTTAGAGGAATCTTTAAAGGGTCGTACAGCGAAGAGAGCTTCCCTTCATTTGATATAGGATTGAATGTCATGGACGGCATGTTCCAGTACCCTGATTTACCCCTACCAGTGTCAGATGTGCAATTGGAAATGCATGTAAAAAACAGCACCAATGATCTCATCAATACTACCATCAATGTCCCCATGTTTAATTTACGAATGGGAAACAATCCTATGGAGAGTAGATTTTTTATCGCTAACCTCCAAACTTTAGATTTGGATGCTTTTGTAAAAGGCAAATTGAATCTAGAAGAAATCACCTCTATTTTTCCTGTGGATGGCATGCAAGTTCGTGGATTGCTTGACGTTCGGGCCATAGCCAAGGGACGCTATGATGAAGCGAAAAAAGAACTGCCTAATCTGGATATTCAATTGGCTTTCCAAAATGGTTTTGTTAAAAACAGCGATATTCCAACTGCTTTAGAGCAAATAAACGTGCAAGCTAGCATCCTCAATCCTAGTGGAAAGATGAATGATTTCAGTGTGAATTTGGAGCCATTTAGCTTCCTGTTAGAAAATGAAAAAGTGGAGGGTAAGATGCGCATTTCAGACTTCGAACTCCTAAATTGGGATGGAGCCGTTAAAGGTGCTTTGGATATAGGAAAGATGTTGGCCATTTTCCCACAAGAGGGGATGGAAATAGCTGGGAAGATTCAAGCGGACATCACAACTAAAGGCAGCTATGACGCTGTAAAAAAAGAACAGTATAACCGTCTGGACACTCGTGGTTTTGCTAATCTTTCCAATTTTTCCTTTAGTAGTACGGATGTACCTCAAGGAGTATTGATCACAAGTGCTAAAGCAGAATTCAACCCTGATAGAATTACTTTATCTGAATTTGCTTCGCAGCTGGGACAAAGTCCAGTCAATGCTACAGGGTCACTCTCTAATTACATGAATTATATGTTCGAAAAAGAGGCAATCCTTCGTGGACAGTTATCCCTGCAATCAGATAAGTTTAATGTCAATGAATGGATGACCGACAGCAGTACATCCGATGAAGCTTTGGAAGTGATTCCTTTGCCTAAAAACATAGACTTCACCATGAATGTGCAGGCGAAAGAGGTACTTTACGATAACCTGAATTTGAGGGATGTGCGTGGAAATATGACCCTTCGAGAAGGTGTGTTAAGCTTTAAAGATACCGGTATGCGTTTATTAGGAGGACAAGTGACCATGAATGGTTCCTATGACCCCAGAGATTTGACCAAACCTACCTTTGACTTTGGGCTTGCTGTAAACAGCCTATCTATTCCTGAATCATTTAAGGCTTTTAATACTGTACAAGTACTTGCTCCGATTGCGCAGCATTTGACAGGTGTAGTGAATTCAACCCTCAACTTCTCAGGAACATTAGGAGCAGACATGATGCCGATCTTATCCAGCATGGATGGCAAAGGTATCTTAAGAGTAGCAGAGGCATCCTATCAAAACAGTGCCTTGGTGCAGGGAATCACCACCCTCACCCGTTTAAATGAAACCAACACCCTTGTCTTCCGAAATGTAGCTATCCCTATCCAAATCAATCAAGGCGTGTTGAATGTTCAGCCTTTCGATGTACGCCTATGGGATTATCAAGCCAATATCCAAGGCAGCACAGGGTTTGACGGCAGTATCAATTACCTACTCAACATGCAAGTTCCAGCGGGTAAGTTTGGGAGTACAGCAAATAACCTACTAGCCACAATCTCCGGTACCCAAGCCAATAACAGTACGATTATCCCTGTAGCCATCAATTTAAGTGGCTCCTATGGAAGTCCACGGTTTTCATTAGCAGGAGGCAATAGCATTGAAAACTTATTGACTACAGCCTTGCAAGGAAGAGTTCAGTCAGAACGTCAAAACATTACCGAACAAGCAACCCAACAATTCCGAGCAGCAGAAGACAGTATCAAAAAGGAGCTGCAAATTCGCTCCGAGCAACTCCAAGACAGTGCCCGTAAGGAAGCTGAGAAAAAGGTCAATGAAGTCAAAGGCAAAGCCGCTGATGAAGCTACCAAAGTCATCCGCAATTTGATTAGACCGAGGAATACTAAGCCGGATACTACGGGGAAGAACTAG